AAGCTCCTTTCTATAGAATCGTCGTTGCAGATTCCAGATCCCCAAGAGATGGTAGATGTATCGAAGAGATTGGAACTTATGATCCAACTAAAGATCCAAGCGAATATCATGTAAATGAAGAATTAGCTAAGAAATGGTTAGCTAACGGAGCACAGCCAACTGAAACAGTTGCAAGAATCTTCAAAAACGCTGGTATCGAAAAATAAGACAGCGAGGTGAACCTAATGAAAGAGTTAGTTGAAGTAATTGCCAAAGCTC
This genomic window from Roseburia sp. 831b contains:
- the rpsP gene encoding 30S ribosomal protein S16 → MAVKIRLRRMGQKKAPFYRIVVADSRSPRDGRCIEEIGTYDPTKDPSEYHVNEELAKKWLANGAQPTETVARIFKNAGIEK